A region of the Prunus dulcis unplaced genomic scaffold, ALMONDv2, whole genome shotgun sequence genome:
TTAGACCCAGAATACTACCGTCGTAGCCAGTTGACTGAGAAGTCCGATGTGTACTCGTTTGGCGTGGTGTTGTGTGAGGTGTTATGTGCGAGGCCGGCTTTATTACGAACAGTGGAGAAGAAGCAAATGGGTTTAGCCGAGTGGTTCAAGAGCTGTCATCGCAAAGGGACACTTGATCAAATCATTGACCCGAGGCTCAAGGGTAAGATTGGAAACGCATGCTTGAATAAGTTTGTTGAGATGGCGATAAGTTGTATGCATGATAATGGGATCGAACGGCCGTCGATGAATGACGTGGTGTGGGGGCTGGAGTATGCAATGCAACTTCATCAaagagaggagggagagaaagaTTTCGACCTTGAAAACAAGGGTGAAGATGAGGTTGCGTTGATGAATGATAATCATTCTACAGGGTTTACTACTAGTCGTAGTTGGGAAGGAGGGACGTTGAACAGCGGGCTGACCAAAACAAGTAGTGAGCAAATCTCTACAACTAACGAATCGATTAAAGGGATGTCTAGGATAGTGTTTTCTGGGATCAACGATTCCGAGGGgagatgatgaatgatgatcAACATAGTAAGAACAATCACAGGCTTGCTAAGGCCTGGCGCTGGACTATgatatttatttgtattacCAAACATCTCAActcagcttcttctttttcttttgatcgAGCTTGTAATTTGGTTAATTAAACTTCCAAGTGTAGTCGCAATTCTATCATGTGAAATATAAACACAAATTCAAAGAAATTTGATGCGAAGTCATATATCAAACAAGCAACATCTTTCTATAATATGACTTTGCATCTAATCCCTTAACATTGTAtagaatttataaattttttattttactcaCCTTAAATAAGATGGGATTTAAACACATAATTTACTGTTTATCTTTTTCAAGGACATCAATGTATAATTGAAATGAAGTGGTAGGCAGATGTGTGTTAGTGGTGATGGTGGAGGTGATGTCATTGCCTGCCATCACCATGACGTGAGATGTTGGTGGTAGGGCTGCTATGGTGATAAGGTGTATGATTGAACGAAATTAACTTGTGTGGTGATGAATTATATGTGTACAAGCAGACTCATGATGTGGATAGTGATAAGGTGTGTGATTGAACTGAATTAAGTGCACAAGCAGACTCATGATGTGGATGGACCAACCAAATAAATGAGTGGTTTTAAGTTTGTGCACTGCAGAGGTAGATAGAAAACGTAGGTACCAGGGCACAAGTAGAGTACTGGCAATATACAGATATTACATATCCAAGGAGGAAGGGGCCAAGAGACTATATATGCTTTGAGCTGAGCTGAAACCACAGAACATGCAATATTCGCTTGTCGCTTTTAACTTTTCAAGTGGCTTTGTACTATCCCTAcaataaatacaaaatgtaGCTCGCAACTTGCATTTTCCAAATAAGTGATTGATTACAACAGCTAGCTACGCCAAGAAGAAGAGTACCACTCCTGGATTGGATATATATAGTCCTAGAGTGTTGAGGATCCATTGCAAGAaataagaggaagaagaaaaacactCTAATCAATTCACCGCGAATTAATGGGTTCATCAGTCGTCGTGGGTGTGTTTGTGATTATGCTGACGACGGCGATGATGTCTCAGCTTCCCAGCACAAGCCATTGCCTGATGAAcaagagcagcagcagcacctcctcctcctcctctaatTGGTGCATTAATGGTAGCACCCACCAATATTGCCAGCAGCTTACTATTCCACAGGATAAGGAGGAGGGCTTTGAAGACTTGGAGTTAGAGTTCATGAATATGATCATGAAGCATATGCCGGTGGATGATTCGCATCACGAAACTAGCAACAGAATGCTGCCGTCAATGAATCCAACTTCTTATAATGTGTTACTAAATGGCCCGGCTTTTAAATGTGGGAGAAACGGGTATGGCCCATGCATTCCTAATCCCACAGAGAATAAGCGTGGGATGCAATGTAAAAGCCCGTACGACAGAGCTTGCATCCGTTAGTAAGGATATGGAGTTTGTGTAACAACAATTGCATTCTGCTTGTTATCTGTGTTTAATGGTATGATATctcattttatatatgtttcttTAGAGGAATTAATTTCCTCGTCGGAAAGATAGCCCCCATAGTTCAGCTTCCAGGACCCCATAATTCCTAGATTAACCCCAAAGCCACCAAGGGAATTGCAGATTACGCCCCGGTACCATTAGACCATGGAAGTCTTCCACAAGAGCATATCCATGCATCATTGAATTTATATTGTCAGCCATTGAATTTACTTTAACAAAATCGGACGGCTAGGATTAAAAGAGGATCGAAAAGGAtgtgatattttttattatatatattataggaTCAGTATACCCGAAAGAAAGTCTTTGATGCttgatgaaaaatgaaaaagcaaGTCTTCGATCAATCAATAGTATTATCCCACTTGTGCTCAAGTTGTGCATTCAAACAATAATGTAACGACAACTAGAAAACCAGCTCAGCTGATTAAAATCATTGGACGTTTTGGTCAAGTTGTGCtttttcagaaaacaaaacaaaaacaaatttcttTTACAAACCACGCAATTTCTCACAAAAATATGCATATCTTTTTGGCTAACTGAAAGCTTTTGCCtgaattattttatgttgacgaacataatttataatttaaatatttatttttaaatatatatatatatatattttaaagcaAAAGAAAGCTTAAACACACCGAAAAGAAGAAAGCTGAAAGCTTTTAACTTTCCTCCACCAAGAagatggaaaagaagaagctcTGAACTTTCAAAGAACACCACTTCTGTAAGCTTATTCTCCACATGAATACAACAATACTTGATCCGAAGAAGACTTTCCAAATTctcatttgaaaattaaacagGGCAATCTCTCTGTTATCTTTCAGCAGCTTCCCTGTTTCTCacttgatcatcatcatcctcctcTTAATCAACACCTTAATTACCTTatgatctttctcttctcttagATATCATCAATAACCCAATTAGCAGCAAACACCTTTCGAAAACAATAACCATGAAGAAACTCCTTCTCCCTCCTCTGCCTATTTACTTCCTTCCCTTGTTTCTGCAAATCGCCACCCTACTCTCTGCACCTATCTACACTCCGGTCGAAGACATCACCATCAACTGTGGCTCTTCCGGAACCTCACCCAACATATATGACAACCGGAATTGGACTGGAGATATCAACTCAAAATTCTCCCCCATTCAATTACACCAAGATAACACCAACACCTCATCCCAAGTCAGAGAAGCACCTCCCTCCTCTGTTAGCCAAGTACCCTATACCACAGCTCGGCTTTCTCTTTCCGAATTTAGTTACAAAGTTCCCCTCTCCACTGGGCAGAAGTTTATTCGTTTATACTTCCACCCAGTTTCATATGACCCCGGCTTCGACCGATCCAAAACCCTCTTCTCTGTCCAAGCAGGTGGCTTTACCCTTCTCCATGATTTCAATGCTTCTGTAACTGCTGATGCTAGTGAGACTGAGACGCTAATAAGAGAGTTCTGTTTGAATATTGATGAAGGACAGAACTTGACCATCACGTTCACTCCGAGCAGAGCAATCCCAGATGCTTATGCCTTTGTCAATGGGATTGAGATTGTGTCCATGCCCACCAATCTTTACTACACTGCATTCGAAAGCCATGGAGTTGATTATGTAGGCAACAAAGTCAATTATCGCATCGAAAACATCACGGCGATGGAGACGGTGTACCGAATAAACGTCGGTGGAAGTGCACTCTCTTTCGACCAAGACACTGGGATGTACCGCAAATGGGACAGTGCAGTAGACGAGCAAAAGTACTTGGATGATTTGAGTTCCAGGTGGACTGTTCTTCCACAAAACGTTAGCCTTCAACTCAACTTTGTGAAAATACCAGAGTACTCTGCTCCACAagtagtttaccaaacgggccGGTCAATGGGCAGCAACCACACCCGAAACAAGAGCTACAAACTGACCTGGGAATTTCCCGTAGATCCCAAGTTTCTTTACCTGCTAAGGCTACATTTCTGTGAGTTTGAGCCTGAAATTATGGACACCGGGGACCGGTCGTTTCTAATCTATGTGGAGAACCAACTTGCTGAGCCACAAGCCGACATAATCATGTGGAGTGGTGGAAATGGGAGACCAATCTACAGGGACTACGTTGTGTTCATGCCTGCAGGCCCTGATCGGAAGAAAGTTAAGCTCTTTCTTGCACTGCAAGCAAACCCAAGAGATTGGATGACCAAATACAATGATGTACTCTTGAACGGCCTTGAACTCTTCAAACTAAGTGATACAAATGGAAATCTAGCCGGACCAAACCCcgacccaccaccaccaaagcCGGTGCAGCTGAAAACCCCCTCAAAACAGTCGAAGAagaagtcaactcctatgctTGCCACCGTTGCTGGTGCAGTTTCCGCCATACTCGTATTATTCTGTGTCCCCGGATTCTTGGTTATCAGGCGAAGAAGAAGATCCAAGGACACCGATGATGACTCATTTGTACTGTCCGGTTTGtgtcgtgatttttcattgtCGGAGATCAAAGCCGCCCCCAAAAACTTCAACCAGGATTTCATTATCGGTGTTGGTGGGTTTGGCCACGCGTACAAAGGGAGCATCGATCAGGGCACAAACCCAAGTCGCAACATAGCGGGGCAGGAGATTCGAATTTGAGCGATGAGATGAAGGGTGAAGATGAGGTGTGACCAAAACTAGTAGTTAGCACAGTTCTCTGAGATCAACGATCCCAGTGGACGATGATGATTATCTGTGCAAATTAATATTCTTAATCATATATGGTATAGGGCTTGCGTGGAGTTGTATATCCATATGATGCAATTGTaaatatatttgtaattttctccttgtttttaatattctgcaaaattaaaacttcCATATAGTCTTGCAATTTCTTATTGCATACCAAATTGGGAATGTTGATTAAAGATTCCAACactatttgtaattttgttaCTGTCAAAAATtacttcctcttttcttttcttttttcgcctaaacaaaaatttattccTCACTAATCATGCTTAATAGATTCCTCTTCCTTGAAATTGTTAGAAAGTATATAGATAGTTGAGCTTTCTTAGGGTAGTCAGATTGTCAATTTTGGATTGAAAAATGTTTGATGATCATACGTCCCTACCCTACttgtacaaaaaaaattccaatcagagatccacacacacacacgcataACTCTCCCTCCCTTTACTTATCTTTGCTAAaccccacacacacacacacacacacatatatataataacccGAGCATCAAACAAACGCCTACAACTACCATGGTGAAGCAAAAGGTTGAAGGATGTAGCATATCTACATGGTCCCATATCATGTGGTCTGATAAGGTGGTACAAAAAAGATGGTCTCCTCCATAGCTCAACTGAATCAAGCATCatctttaaaaaagaaaacaataatattgGCAGCCGTTGAATTTACTTTAACAGAGTCAGACGGCCAAGATtaaaagaggaaagaaaagcaTATGTGATATATCTTTTTCTATTATAGGATCAGCATAACCAAAAGCAAGTCtttgatgttttgtttttttggtaacGCAAGTCTTTGATGTTGGACCAAACAGAGAAAAGCAAGTCTTTGATCCATATCCTGCTTACGCTCAAGAAATTCAATACAAGCATGCCAACAATAATGCAGCGACAACTAGAAGACTAGCTGATTGAAAATAATAGGATGCTTTTGTCCCCTTGTGGAAGTGTAGgtttttaaaacaattttaGGCAAATAAGCTTCCATTCGAAAGAAATCAGAGTGATTGTGCTTTTTATTTGTGcttttcagaaaagaaaacagaaacaacTTTCTTTTACATTTCCACGCAATTTCTTAGAAAAATATACATCTCAATGATAAAAGGAGACCTCCACTAACACATTTGAAACGACAATCGTAGGCCTACCTACCAGACCCATCAACACATGACAAAGATAGGGTAGCACTGAAACAATAGAAAGCTTATGTCTGAATTATTATCTCTTGACGAAcctaatttctttaaaaataaaaaataaaaaagcaaagaaaaagtttaCACCAAAAAGATGGAAAAGAAGCAGCTCTGAACTTTCAGAGAACACCACTTGTGTAGCTTATTCTCCACGTGAATACACACTTTCTTGATCAGAAGTTTCAAATTcacatttgaaaattaaacGGGGCAATCTCTCTGTTATGTTTCAGCAGCTTCCCCGTTTCTCACTTGATCATCGTCATCCTCCTCCTAATCAACACCTTAATTACCCTCtaatcttcctcttctcttagATATCATCAAGAACCCAATTAGCAGCAAACACCTTTCCAGAACAATAACCATGAAAAAACTCCTTCTCCCTCCTCTGCCTCTTTACTTCCTTCCCCTGTTTCTTCAAATTGCCACCCTACTCTCTGCACCTATCTACACTCCGGTGGAAGACATCACCATCAACTGCGGCTCTTCCGGAACATCAGTAAACATGGATGACAACCGGAATTGGACTGGAGATATCAACTCAAAATTCTCCCCCTCTGAGTTTAACCAAGCTAACACCAACACCTCCTCCCAAGTCGGAGAAGCACCTTCCTCCTCCTCTGTTAACCAAGTGCCTTACACTACCGCTCGTCTTTCTCGCTCCGGATTTACTTACAAAGTTCCCCTCTCCACCGGGCAGAAGTTTATTCGCTTCTACTTCCGCCCAGTTTCATATGGCCCCGACTTTGACAGGTCCAAAGCCCTCTTCTCTGTCCAAGCAGGTGGCTTTACCCTTCTCCATGATTTCAATGCTTCTGTAACTGCTGATGCTGGTGAGACTGAGAAGCTAATAAGAGAGTTCTGTTTGAACATTGATGAAGAACAGAGCTTGGCCATCATGTTCACTCCGAACAGAGCAATCCCAGATGCTTATGCCTTTATCAATGGGATTGAGATTGTGTCCATGCCTACCAATCTTTACTACACTTCTCCTGAAAACCCAGATGGTGCCCATTTTGTAGGCAACAATATCAATTATCGCATCGAAAACATCACGGCGATGGAGACGGTGTACCGAATAAACGTCGGCGGAAGTGGACTCTCATTCGACCAAGACACTGGGATGTACCGCAATTGGGAGAGTGTGGTATACGAGCAAAAGTACTTGGATGATTTGAGTTCCAGGTGGAGTGTTCTTCCACAAAACGTTAGCATTCATCTCAACTTTGTGAGAATACCAAAGTACTCTGCTCCAGAAACAGTTTACCAAACTGGCCGGTCCATGGGCAAGAACCACACCCAAAACAAGAGCTACAACCTCACCTGGGAATTTCCCGTAgatcccaattttttttacctgCTCAGGCTTCATTTCTGTGAGTTCGAACCTGAAATTATCGACACCACGTACCGATCGTTTACAATCTACGTAGTGAATCAAACTGCTGAGCCACAAGCCGACATAATCATGTGGAGTGGTGGAAATGGGAGACCAATCTACAAGGACTACGTTGTGTTCATGAAGGCAGGCCCTGATCATAAGAAAGTTAAGCTCTTTCTTGCACTGCAAGCAAACCCAATAAATTGGATGACTACATACAATGATGCACTCTTGAACGGCCTTGAACTCTTCAAACTCAACGATACAAATGGAAATCTCGCCGGACCAAACCCCGACCCACCTCCACCAAAGCAGATGCAGCCGAAAATCCCTTCAAAACAGTCGAAGAagaagtcaactcctatgattCCCATCGTTGCTGGTGCAGTTTCCGCCATACTTGTATTACTCTCTGTCCTTGGATTCTTGGTTTTCAgtcgaagaagaagagacaAGGATACCGATGATGACCCATTTGTACCTTCCGGTTTGTGTCGTGAGTTTTCATTGTCGGAGATCAAAGCCGCCACCAGAAACTTCAACGAGGGTTCTATTATCGGTGTTGGTGGGTTCGGCCATGTGTACAAAGGGAGCATCGATCAGGGCACCCTTGTTGCGATCAAACGGCTTAAACCCGAGTCGCAACAAGGGGTCCCAGAGTTTAGGGCGGAGATCGATATGCTCTCCCAACTCCGCCACCAACATTTGGTGTCTCTCATCGGGTACTGTAAAGATAGAAGGGAAATGATCTTGGTGTATGAGTACATGGAAAATAAGACTCTTTATGATCATCTAATGAACCCAAAATCCGATCCTAATGCACAACCACTTCCTTGGGAAAAACGGCTCCAGATTTGTATTGGCGCAGCGCGTGGTTTGCACTACCTTCACACTGGTGGTACGGAAGGCACCATCATTCACCGTGATGTAAAAAGCACAAACATTTTATTGGACGAGAAATGGGTGGCCAAAGTTTCGGATTTCGGGTTGTCGAAAATGAGCTCGATGACCATGTCCAAAACCCACATTACCACGGCAGTGAAGGGTAGTTATGGGTATTTGGACCCAGAATACATGCTCCGAAATCAATTGACCGAGAAGTCGGATGTGTACTCATTCGGCGTCGTGTTGTGTGAGGTGCTGTGTGCAAGGCCAGCCTTGATGCGTACAGTGGAGAAGAAGGAAATGAGTTTGGCTATGTGGTTCAAGGCCTGCCATCAGAATGGGGAACTTGATCAAATCATCGATCCAAGCTTGAAGGGTAAAATTGAAGACGAGTGCTTCAAAGTGTTCGTTGAGATTGCGCTGAGTTGTATGCATGAGAATGGGAAACAACGTCCGTCGATGAACAACGTGGTGGAGGGGCTTGTGCAAGCATTAAAACTTCAGCAGAACGGAGATAAGATGGACGAGGATGATGAAACCAAGGGTGAAACAAAGGAGACTGCAATTATGAATGAGAGCGATGGAGGTTTTAGTTCCAGCTGGACAGAGTCATCTGATTCGAAGAACAGTAGTAGGGTCACCAACACCAGTAGTGATCAAAGTTGTTCGACCACCAACAATTCCATTAAAGGAATGTCCGGGACAGTTTTTTCTGAGATCAAAGATCCCAGTGGAAGATGATGCGTGACGATCATGAGCAGCACttgtaataaaattaaagagaagAATATATCTTGCTAAAACTCAGAAGCTTCATTTGGATTGTGTGGTAAGTTTTAATATTATTGTAAGCTTGTAATTCTAACTCAATTTGTGATTGTTATCTCTTAAAATTCCAAGGCATGTACAAGATGCATGAATTGTTTATTCCTATGAGGATGACCAAATGTATTGGATTTTTATGCATGCCATTGCCAACTGTGGAAGCTCTGATATGCTATTCGTTGTGCAAAAGTTGGGGAATCACATGGTCTTTTAATATTCTAAACTAAAGTGAGATTGTGGGAGACCTGATGAACTGATaattgaacttctttttttctttttctttttttcctttttcgtAGCATATGGGGCCACAGCCAAAATCATCACATCATAAAAGTCGCAACCAATTGGGTTTAGTTTTCTTATATTATGACttctaaaaacaaatgaataaaACATTTGTAAG
Encoded here:
- the LOC117613584 gene encoding uncharacterized protein LOC117613584; amino-acid sequence: MHYKHPISLTPESSQGAQEFQTEIRMLSQLRHQHLVSLVGYCTDDGEMILVYDYMARGTLCDHLYHTDNPSLSWDQRLQICIGAARGLHHLHTGAQYTIIHRDVKSTNILLDEKWVAKVSDFGLSKMGTITMSKTHISTMVKGSFGYLDPEYYRRSQLTEKSDVYSFGVVLCEVLCARPALLRTVEKKQMGLAEWFKSCHRKGTLDQIIDPRLKGKIGNACLNKFVEMAISCMHDNGIERPSMNDVVWGLEYAMQLHQREEGEKDFDLENKGEDEVALMNDNHSTGFTTSRSWEGGTLNSGLTKTSSEQISTTNESIKGMSRIVFSGINDSEGRLPYDLSLLLDIINNPISSKHLSKTITMKKLLLPPLPIYFLPLFLQIATLLSAPIYTPVEDITINCGSSGTSPNIYDNRNWTGDINSKFSPIQLHQDNTNTSSQVREAPPSSVSQVPYTTARLSLSEFSYKVPLSTGQKFIRLYFHPVSYDPGFDRSKTLFSVQAGGFTLLHDFNASVTADASETETLIREFCLNIDEGQNLTITFTPSRAIPDAYAFVNGIEIVSMPTNLYYTAFESHGVDYVGNKVNYRIENITAMETVYRINVGGSALSFDQDTGMYRKWDSAVDEQKYLDDLSSRWTVLPQNVSLQLNFVKIPEYSAPQVVYQTGRSMGSNHTRNKSYKLTWEFPVDPKFLYLLRLHFCEFEPEIMDTGDRSFLIYVENQLAEPQADIIMWSGGNGRPIYRDYVVFMPAGPDRKKVKLFLALQANPRDWMTKYNDVLLNGLELFKLSDTNGNLAGPNPDPPPPKPVQLKTPSKQSKKKSTPMLATVAGAVSAILVLFCVPGFLVIRRRRRSKDTDDDSFVLSGLCRDFSLSEIKAAPKNFNQDFIIGVGGFGHAYKGSIDQGTNPSRNIAGQEIRILDIIKNPISSKHLSRTITMKKLLLPPLPLYFLPLFLQIATLLSAPIYTPVEDITINCGSSGTSVNMDDNRNWTGDINSKFSPSEFNQANTNTSSQVGEAPSSSSVNQVPYTTARLSRSGFTYKVPLSTGQKFIRFYFRPVSYGPDFDRSKALFSVQAGGFTLLHDFNASVTADAGETEKLIREFCLNIDEEQSLAIMFTPNRAIPDAYAFINGIEIVSMPTNLYYTSPENPDGAHFVGNNINYRIENITAMETVYRINVGGSGLSFDQDTGMYRNWESVVYEQKYLDDLSSRWSVLPQNVSIHLNFVRIPKYSAPETVYQTGRSMGKNHTQNKSYNLTWEFPVDPNFFYLLRLHFCEFEPEIIDTTYRSFTIYVVNQTAEPQADIIMWSGGNGRPIYKDYVVFMKAGPDHKKVKLFLALQANPINWMTTYNDALLNGLELFKLNDTNGNLAGPNPDPPPPKQMQPKIPSKQSKKKSTPMIPIVAGAVSAILVLLSVLGFLVFSRRRRDKDTDDDPFVPSGLCREFSLSEIKAATRNFNEGSIIGVGGFGHVYKGSIDQGTLVAIKRLKPESQQGVPEFRAEIDMLSQLRHQHLVSLIGYCKDRREMILVYEYMENKTLYDHLMNPKSDPNAQPLPWEKRLQICIGAARGLHYLHTGGTEGTIIHRDVKSTNILLDEKWVAKVSDFGLSKMSSMTMSKTHITTAVKGSYGYLDPEYMLRNQLTEKSDVYSFGVVLCEVLCARPALMRTVEKKEMSLAMWFKACHQNGELDQIIDPSLKGKIEDECFKVFVEIALSCMHENGKQRPSMNNVVEGLVQALKLQQNGDKMDEDDETKGETKETAIMNESDGGFSSSWTESSDSKNSSRVTNTSSDQSCSTTNNSIKGMSGTVFSEIKDPSGR